The Tissierellales bacterium genome includes a region encoding these proteins:
- the spoIIAB gene encoding anti-sigma F factor, with the protein MTNNYMKLEFMNRSANEAFARVVVSAFAAQLDPTIEEISDIKTAVSEAVTNSVIHGYENGEGIIIVESWIKGNKVEIVVSDNGNGIEDIEKALEPFYTSKPELERSGMGFTVMETFMDSLEVYSESGKGTKVKMTKTFKELPDRE; encoded by the coding sequence GTGACAAACAATTATATGAAATTAGAGTTTATGAATAGGTCTGCAAATGAGGCTTTTGCTAGGGTAGTTGTATCAGCGTTTGCAGCACAATTAGATCCAACTATTGAAGAAATATCTGATATTAAAACTGCAGTTTCAGAAGCTGTTACAAATTCAGTAATTCATGGATATGAAAATGGAGAAGGAATTATAATAGTAGAAAGCTGGATAAAGGGTAATAAAGTTGAAATAGTTGTAAGTGATAATGGAAATGGTATAGAAGATATTGAAAAGGCATTGGAACCTTTTTATACTTCTAAACCTGAATTAGAAAGATCAGGTATGGGTTTTACTGTAATGGAAACATTTATGGACAGTTTAGAGGTTTATAGTGAGTCTGGTAAGGGGACTAAGGTGAAGATGACTAAAACATTTAAAGAATTGCCTGATAGGGAGTAG